The proteins below are encoded in one region of Xenopus laevis strain J_2021 chromosome 8L, Xenopus_laevis_v10.1, whole genome shotgun sequence:
- the fgd1.L gene encoding FYVE, RhoGEF and PH domain-containing protein 1 isoform X1, whose product MQVNRPRSTAFTYPPSSPREQTGSYARQFQTRRFSYHIGGAAPVLSPHSIQYEGPQHRPQPLVKSLSLEPAHVCAHPEKPQRQRSDPATSSDYNGVLPDPSTPKPLAPRRPLTPKPEVPPKPAHLQSIRRPRPPGHIPPPPSRPLPADPRLARISLSRPDNKDGTPSAVTSLIEKFEREPIILPVERTTVGHDTDINTGMDGSPSPSLEHSGYSMGELGHKLLDLLEPEVSQGSLERRRRLVVEGEDAIEMGEQDPGGKLANRDSGIDSISSPSTSEEMCFLGEVDEGGREESEPHHIAAQHDSEGDSDMEDGSGDEGELPPERLDPCEFTARQKVYKIANELLQTEKAYVSRLHLLDQVFCARLMDEARTKASFPMEVVMGIFSNICSIYCFHQQFLLPELEKRMQEWDSNPRIGDILQKLAPFLKMYGEYVKNFDRAMELLNVWTERSSQFKSVIQEVQREEACGNLTLQHHMLEPVQRIPRYELLLKDYLLKLPEDSKDRCDAEKSLELIATAAEHSNAAIRKMERMHKLLKVYELLGGEEDIVSPTNELIKEGHILKLSAKNGTTQDRYLILFNDRLLYCVPKLRLIGQKYSVRARIDVEGMELKHSSSPNLTRTFRVSGKQRSLELQARTEEEKKDWIQAIEVTINRHEQAMESCKLLCTSIREDDETPPNSPNTDLGKRAPTPIREKEVTMCMKCQEPFNSITKRRHHCKACGHVVCGKCSEFRARLVYDNNRTNRVCVDCYGALRGSLASPVFNVHTPQRRKSILEKQASVVAEHSVMCSYMHYMEKGAKSWHKAWFVIPQNEPLVLYIYGAPQDVKAQRSIPLIGFEVSPTEPGDRSDRRHVFKITQSQLSFYFSPETEELQSRWMSALSRAGRGEDCHPKTLLLETEEESEVFESPLGNT is encoded by the exons GTCCCCAGCACAGGCCTCAGCCGCTTGTTAAAAGCCTCTCCTTGGAGCCAGCTCATGTCTGTGCTCACCCTGAAAAGCCCCAGCGGCAGCGTTCTGATCCTGCAACCTCTTCTGACTACAACGGGGTGCTCCCAGACCCCTCCACTCCTAAACCACTGGCTCCTAGGCGCCCACTGACTCCTAAACCTGAAG TACCCCCGAAGCCGGCACATTTACAGAGCATAAGACGGCCACGACCTCCTGGGCATATCCCACCTCCTCCCTCCCGGCCATTGCCAGCAGACCCCCGACTTGCAAGGATATCGTTGTCACGCCCTGACAATAAAGATGGAACCCCTTCCGCAGTCACATCTCTGATTGAAAAATTTGAGAG GGAGCCCATCATCCTCCCCGTAGAAAGAACAACTGTGGGTCATGACACCGACATAAACACTGGGATGGACGGTTCTCCTTCTCCCTCTCTCGAGCATTCAGGTTACAGCATGGGGGAACTGGGGCACAAGCTTCTTGACTTGCTGGAACCTGAGGTATCCCAAGGCAGCCTGGAAAGGAGACGACGGCTCGTTGTGGAGGGAGAAGACGCTATTGAAATGGGAGAACAGGACCCTGGGGGGAAACTGGCGAACAGAGACAGTGGCATTGACAGCATTAGTTCCCCCTCCACCAGCGAGGAGATGTGCTTCCTCGGGGAAGTGGATGAGGGTGGCCGTGAGGAGAGTGAGCCCCATCATATTGCAGCCCAGCATGACTCAGAAGGCGACAGCGACATGGAGGATGGAAGTGGTGACGAGGGTGAATTGCCACCTGAAAGACTGGACCCATGTGAG TTCACAGCTCGGCAGAAGGTGTACAAGATCGCTAATGAGCTGCTGCAGACAGAGAAAGCCTATGTGTCACGCTTACATCTGCTGGACCAG GTGTTCTGTGCTCGGCTAATGGATGAAGCACGCACAAAGGCTTCATTCCCCATGGAGGTGGTTATGGGAATCTTTTCCAACATATGCTCCATCTACTGTTTCCACCAGCAATTTTTGCTGCCCGAGCTTGAGAAACGCATGCAAGAGTG GGACAGCAACCCCCGAATCGGTGACATCCTGCAGAAATTAGCACCGTTTCTTAAAATGTATGGAGAATATGTCAAAAACTTTGACCGGGCTATGGAATTGCTAAATGTCTGGACTGAGAGATCATCCCAATTCAAAAGTGTAATCCAGGAGGTTCAG AGGGAAGAGGCCTGCGGGAACCTGACGTTACAGCACCACATGTTAGAGCCTGTACAAAGGATCCCACGGTACGAGCTACTGCTTAAAGACTATCTCCTAAAATTGCCAGAAGATTCCAAAGACCGATGCGATGCAGAGA AGTCCTTGGAATTAATAGCCACAGCAGCTGAGCATTCCAATGCAGCCATCAGGAAAATG GAGCGGATGCACAAACTCCTCAAAGTGTATGAACTTCTGGGTGGAGAAGAAGACATTGTCAGTCCTACTAATGAGCTCATCAAAGAAGGGCATATATTAAAGCTTTCAGCCAAAAATGGCACCACCCAAGACAGATACCTCATATTG TTTAATGACCGGCTACTGTACTGCGTTCCCAAACTGCGTCTTATTGGCCAGAAATACAGCGTGCGGGCTAGAATAGATGTGGAAGGAATGGAG CTGAAACACAGCAGCAGCCCTAACCTGACACGGACATTCCGGGTGTCTGGGAAACAAAGATCTCTGGAGCTACAAGCCAG AACCGAGGAAGAGAAGAAAGACTGGATCCAG GCTATTGAGGTCACAATCAACCGCCATGAACAGGCAATGGAGTCGTGCAAACTGCTCTGTACCTCCATTCGAGAGGATGACGAGACTCCACCAAACTCTCCG AACACAGATCTTGGCAAACGAGCGCCGACCCCCATCCGAGAAAAGGAAGTGACCATGTGCATGAAATGCCAGGAACCGTTTAACTCCATAACCAAAAGGAGACACCACTGCAAGGCTTGCGGCCAC GTGGTATGTGGAAAGTGCTCTGAGTTTCGTGCCAGGCTTGTTTACGACAATAACCGCACCAACCGAGTATGTGTGGACTGTTACGGTGCTCTACGTGGGTCTTTGGCCAGCCCAGTATTCAATGTTCACACGCCACAGCGCAGGAAATCTATACTAGAG AAACAGGCCTCAGTGGTGGCAGAGCACAGTGTTATGTGCAGTTACATGCATTATATGGAGAAAGGAGCCAAGAGCTGGCACAAAGCTTGGTTTGTCATCCCTCAGAATGAGCCCTTGGTGCTATATATCTATGGCGCTCCCCAG GATGTGAAAGCTCAGCGCAGTATACCTCTCATTGGCTTTGAGGTGAGTCCAACAGAACCAGGCGACCGTTCTGACCGCAGACACGTCTTCAAGATCACCCAGAGTCAGCTAAGTTTCTACTTCAGCCCtgagactgaagaactgcaaagCCGTTGGATGAGCGCTTTGTCGCGGGCAGGACGGGGGGAAGACTGCCACcccaaaacacttttattggagACTGAGGAGGAGTCGGAAGTATTTGAAAGCCCTTTAGGAAACACTTGA
- the fgd1.L gene encoding FYVE, RhoGEF and PH domain-containing protein 1 isoform X4 produces the protein MTGPQHRPQPLVKSLSLEPAHVCAHPEKPQRQRSDPATSSDYNGVLPDPSTPKPLAPRRPLTPKPEVPPKPAHLQSIRRPRPPGHIPPPPSRPLPADPRLARISLSRPDNKDGTPSAVTSLIEKFEREPIILPVERTTVGHDTDINTGMDGSPSPSLEHSGYSMGELGHKLLDLLEPEVSQGSLERRRRLVVEGEDAIEMGEQDPGGKLANRDSGIDSISSPSTSEEMCFLGEVDEGGREESEPHHIAAQHDSEGDSDMEDGSGDEGELPPERLDPCEFTARQKVYKIANELLQTEKAYVSRLHLLDQVFCARLMDEARTKASFPMEVVMGIFSNICSIYCFHQQFLLPELEKRMQEWDSNPRIGDILQKLAPFLKMYGEYVKNFDRAMELLNVWTERSSQFKSVIQEVQREEACGNLTLQHHMLEPVQRIPRYELLLKDYLLKLPEDSKDRCDAEKSLELIATAAEHSNAAIRKMERMHKLLKVYELLGGEEDIVSPTNELIKEGHILKLSAKNGTTQDRYLILFNDRLLYCVPKLRLIGQKYSVRARIDVEGMELKHSSSPNLTRTFRVSGKQRSLELQARTEEEKKDWIQAIEVTINRHEQAMESCKLLCTSIREDDETPPNSPNTDLGKRAPTPIREKEVTMCMKCQEPFNSITKRRHHCKACGHVVCGKCSEFRARLVYDNNRTNRVCVDCYGALRGSLASPVFNVHTPQRRKSILEKQASVVAEHSVMCSYMHYMEKGAKSWHKAWFVIPQNEPLVLYIYGAPQDVKAQRSIPLIGFEVSPTEPGDRSDRRHVFKITQSQLSFYFSPETEELQSRWMSALSRAGRGEDCHPKTLLLETEEESEVFESPLGNT, from the exons ATGACAG GTCCCCAGCACAGGCCTCAGCCGCTTGTTAAAAGCCTCTCCTTGGAGCCAGCTCATGTCTGTGCTCACCCTGAAAAGCCCCAGCGGCAGCGTTCTGATCCTGCAACCTCTTCTGACTACAACGGGGTGCTCCCAGACCCCTCCACTCCTAAACCACTGGCTCCTAGGCGCCCACTGACTCCTAAACCTGAAG TACCCCCGAAGCCGGCACATTTACAGAGCATAAGACGGCCACGACCTCCTGGGCATATCCCACCTCCTCCCTCCCGGCCATTGCCAGCAGACCCCCGACTTGCAAGGATATCGTTGTCACGCCCTGACAATAAAGATGGAACCCCTTCCGCAGTCACATCTCTGATTGAAAAATTTGAGAG GGAGCCCATCATCCTCCCCGTAGAAAGAACAACTGTGGGTCATGACACCGACATAAACACTGGGATGGACGGTTCTCCTTCTCCCTCTCTCGAGCATTCAGGTTACAGCATGGGGGAACTGGGGCACAAGCTTCTTGACTTGCTGGAACCTGAGGTATCCCAAGGCAGCCTGGAAAGGAGACGACGGCTCGTTGTGGAGGGAGAAGACGCTATTGAAATGGGAGAACAGGACCCTGGGGGGAAACTGGCGAACAGAGACAGTGGCATTGACAGCATTAGTTCCCCCTCCACCAGCGAGGAGATGTGCTTCCTCGGGGAAGTGGATGAGGGTGGCCGTGAGGAGAGTGAGCCCCATCATATTGCAGCCCAGCATGACTCAGAAGGCGACAGCGACATGGAGGATGGAAGTGGTGACGAGGGTGAATTGCCACCTGAAAGACTGGACCCATGTGAG TTCACAGCTCGGCAGAAGGTGTACAAGATCGCTAATGAGCTGCTGCAGACAGAGAAAGCCTATGTGTCACGCTTACATCTGCTGGACCAG GTGTTCTGTGCTCGGCTAATGGATGAAGCACGCACAAAGGCTTCATTCCCCATGGAGGTGGTTATGGGAATCTTTTCCAACATATGCTCCATCTACTGTTTCCACCAGCAATTTTTGCTGCCCGAGCTTGAGAAACGCATGCAAGAGTG GGACAGCAACCCCCGAATCGGTGACATCCTGCAGAAATTAGCACCGTTTCTTAAAATGTATGGAGAATATGTCAAAAACTTTGACCGGGCTATGGAATTGCTAAATGTCTGGACTGAGAGATCATCCCAATTCAAAAGTGTAATCCAGGAGGTTCAG AGGGAAGAGGCCTGCGGGAACCTGACGTTACAGCACCACATGTTAGAGCCTGTACAAAGGATCCCACGGTACGAGCTACTGCTTAAAGACTATCTCCTAAAATTGCCAGAAGATTCCAAAGACCGATGCGATGCAGAGA AGTCCTTGGAATTAATAGCCACAGCAGCTGAGCATTCCAATGCAGCCATCAGGAAAATG GAGCGGATGCACAAACTCCTCAAAGTGTATGAACTTCTGGGTGGAGAAGAAGACATTGTCAGTCCTACTAATGAGCTCATCAAAGAAGGGCATATATTAAAGCTTTCAGCCAAAAATGGCACCACCCAAGACAGATACCTCATATTG TTTAATGACCGGCTACTGTACTGCGTTCCCAAACTGCGTCTTATTGGCCAGAAATACAGCGTGCGGGCTAGAATAGATGTGGAAGGAATGGAG CTGAAACACAGCAGCAGCCCTAACCTGACACGGACATTCCGGGTGTCTGGGAAACAAAGATCTCTGGAGCTACAAGCCAG AACCGAGGAAGAGAAGAAAGACTGGATCCAG GCTATTGAGGTCACAATCAACCGCCATGAACAGGCAATGGAGTCGTGCAAACTGCTCTGTACCTCCATTCGAGAGGATGACGAGACTCCACCAAACTCTCCG AACACAGATCTTGGCAAACGAGCGCCGACCCCCATCCGAGAAAAGGAAGTGACCATGTGCATGAAATGCCAGGAACCGTTTAACTCCATAACCAAAAGGAGACACCACTGCAAGGCTTGCGGCCAC GTGGTATGTGGAAAGTGCTCTGAGTTTCGTGCCAGGCTTGTTTACGACAATAACCGCACCAACCGAGTATGTGTGGACTGTTACGGTGCTCTACGTGGGTCTTTGGCCAGCCCAGTATTCAATGTTCACACGCCACAGCGCAGGAAATCTATACTAGAG AAACAGGCCTCAGTGGTGGCAGAGCACAGTGTTATGTGCAGTTACATGCATTATATGGAGAAAGGAGCCAAGAGCTGGCACAAAGCTTGGTTTGTCATCCCTCAGAATGAGCCCTTGGTGCTATATATCTATGGCGCTCCCCAG GATGTGAAAGCTCAGCGCAGTATACCTCTCATTGGCTTTGAGGTGAGTCCAACAGAACCAGGCGACCGTTCTGACCGCAGACACGTCTTCAAGATCACCCAGAGTCAGCTAAGTTTCTACTTCAGCCCtgagactgaagaactgcaaagCCGTTGGATGAGCGCTTTGTCGCGGGCAGGACGGGGGGAAGACTGCCACcccaaaacacttttattggagACTGAGGAGGAGTCGGAAGTATTTGAAAGCCCTTTAGGAAACACTTGA
- the fgd1.L gene encoding FYVE, RhoGEF and PH domain-containing protein 1 isoform X3 produces the protein MMFCGFLTGPQHRPQPLVKSLSLEPAHVCAHPEKPQRQRSDPATSSDYNGVLPDPSTPKPLAPRRPLTPKPEVPPKPAHLQSIRRPRPPGHIPPPPSRPLPADPRLARISLSRPDNKDGTPSAVTSLIEKFEREPIILPVERTTVGHDTDINTGMDGSPSPSLEHSGYSMGELGHKLLDLLEPEVSQGSLERRRRLVVEGEDAIEMGEQDPGGKLANRDSGIDSISSPSTSEEMCFLGEVDEGGREESEPHHIAAQHDSEGDSDMEDGSGDEGELPPERLDPCEFTARQKVYKIANELLQTEKAYVSRLHLLDQVFCARLMDEARTKASFPMEVVMGIFSNICSIYCFHQQFLLPELEKRMQEWDSNPRIGDILQKLAPFLKMYGEYVKNFDRAMELLNVWTERSSQFKSVIQEVQREEACGNLTLQHHMLEPVQRIPRYELLLKDYLLKLPEDSKDRCDAEKSLELIATAAEHSNAAIRKMERMHKLLKVYELLGGEEDIVSPTNELIKEGHILKLSAKNGTTQDRYLILFNDRLLYCVPKLRLIGQKYSVRARIDVEGMELKHSSSPNLTRTFRVSGKQRSLELQARTEEEKKDWIQAIEVTINRHEQAMESCKLLCTSIREDDETPPNSPNTDLGKRAPTPIREKEVTMCMKCQEPFNSITKRRHHCKACGHVVCGKCSEFRARLVYDNNRTNRVCVDCYGALRGSLASPVFNVHTPQRRKSILEKQASVVAEHSVMCSYMHYMEKGAKSWHKAWFVIPQNEPLVLYIYGAPQDVKAQRSIPLIGFEVSPTEPGDRSDRRHVFKITQSQLSFYFSPETEELQSRWMSALSRAGRGEDCHPKTLLLETEEESEVFESPLGNT, from the exons ATGATGTTCTGCGGGTTTCTAACAG GTCCCCAGCACAGGCCTCAGCCGCTTGTTAAAAGCCTCTCCTTGGAGCCAGCTCATGTCTGTGCTCACCCTGAAAAGCCCCAGCGGCAGCGTTCTGATCCTGCAACCTCTTCTGACTACAACGGGGTGCTCCCAGACCCCTCCACTCCTAAACCACTGGCTCCTAGGCGCCCACTGACTCCTAAACCTGAAG TACCCCCGAAGCCGGCACATTTACAGAGCATAAGACGGCCACGACCTCCTGGGCATATCCCACCTCCTCCCTCCCGGCCATTGCCAGCAGACCCCCGACTTGCAAGGATATCGTTGTCACGCCCTGACAATAAAGATGGAACCCCTTCCGCAGTCACATCTCTGATTGAAAAATTTGAGAG GGAGCCCATCATCCTCCCCGTAGAAAGAACAACTGTGGGTCATGACACCGACATAAACACTGGGATGGACGGTTCTCCTTCTCCCTCTCTCGAGCATTCAGGTTACAGCATGGGGGAACTGGGGCACAAGCTTCTTGACTTGCTGGAACCTGAGGTATCCCAAGGCAGCCTGGAAAGGAGACGACGGCTCGTTGTGGAGGGAGAAGACGCTATTGAAATGGGAGAACAGGACCCTGGGGGGAAACTGGCGAACAGAGACAGTGGCATTGACAGCATTAGTTCCCCCTCCACCAGCGAGGAGATGTGCTTCCTCGGGGAAGTGGATGAGGGTGGCCGTGAGGAGAGTGAGCCCCATCATATTGCAGCCCAGCATGACTCAGAAGGCGACAGCGACATGGAGGATGGAAGTGGTGACGAGGGTGAATTGCCACCTGAAAGACTGGACCCATGTGAG TTCACAGCTCGGCAGAAGGTGTACAAGATCGCTAATGAGCTGCTGCAGACAGAGAAAGCCTATGTGTCACGCTTACATCTGCTGGACCAG GTGTTCTGTGCTCGGCTAATGGATGAAGCACGCACAAAGGCTTCATTCCCCATGGAGGTGGTTATGGGAATCTTTTCCAACATATGCTCCATCTACTGTTTCCACCAGCAATTTTTGCTGCCCGAGCTTGAGAAACGCATGCAAGAGTG GGACAGCAACCCCCGAATCGGTGACATCCTGCAGAAATTAGCACCGTTTCTTAAAATGTATGGAGAATATGTCAAAAACTTTGACCGGGCTATGGAATTGCTAAATGTCTGGACTGAGAGATCATCCCAATTCAAAAGTGTAATCCAGGAGGTTCAG AGGGAAGAGGCCTGCGGGAACCTGACGTTACAGCACCACATGTTAGAGCCTGTACAAAGGATCCCACGGTACGAGCTACTGCTTAAAGACTATCTCCTAAAATTGCCAGAAGATTCCAAAGACCGATGCGATGCAGAGA AGTCCTTGGAATTAATAGCCACAGCAGCTGAGCATTCCAATGCAGCCATCAGGAAAATG GAGCGGATGCACAAACTCCTCAAAGTGTATGAACTTCTGGGTGGAGAAGAAGACATTGTCAGTCCTACTAATGAGCTCATCAAAGAAGGGCATATATTAAAGCTTTCAGCCAAAAATGGCACCACCCAAGACAGATACCTCATATTG TTTAATGACCGGCTACTGTACTGCGTTCCCAAACTGCGTCTTATTGGCCAGAAATACAGCGTGCGGGCTAGAATAGATGTGGAAGGAATGGAG CTGAAACACAGCAGCAGCCCTAACCTGACACGGACATTCCGGGTGTCTGGGAAACAAAGATCTCTGGAGCTACAAGCCAG AACCGAGGAAGAGAAGAAAGACTGGATCCAG GCTATTGAGGTCACAATCAACCGCCATGAACAGGCAATGGAGTCGTGCAAACTGCTCTGTACCTCCATTCGAGAGGATGACGAGACTCCACCAAACTCTCCG AACACAGATCTTGGCAAACGAGCGCCGACCCCCATCCGAGAAAAGGAAGTGACCATGTGCATGAAATGCCAGGAACCGTTTAACTCCATAACCAAAAGGAGACACCACTGCAAGGCTTGCGGCCAC GTGGTATGTGGAAAGTGCTCTGAGTTTCGTGCCAGGCTTGTTTACGACAATAACCGCACCAACCGAGTATGTGTGGACTGTTACGGTGCTCTACGTGGGTCTTTGGCCAGCCCAGTATTCAATGTTCACACGCCACAGCGCAGGAAATCTATACTAGAG AAACAGGCCTCAGTGGTGGCAGAGCACAGTGTTATGTGCAGTTACATGCATTATATGGAGAAAGGAGCCAAGAGCTGGCACAAAGCTTGGTTTGTCATCCCTCAGAATGAGCCCTTGGTGCTATATATCTATGGCGCTCCCCAG GATGTGAAAGCTCAGCGCAGTATACCTCTCATTGGCTTTGAGGTGAGTCCAACAGAACCAGGCGACCGTTCTGACCGCAGACACGTCTTCAAGATCACCCAGAGTCAGCTAAGTTTCTACTTCAGCCCtgagactgaagaactgcaaagCCGTTGGATGAGCGCTTTGTCGCGGGCAGGACGGGGGGAAGACTGCCACcccaaaacacttttattggagACTGAGGAGGAGTCGGAAGTATTTGAAAGCCCTTTAGGAAACACTTGA
- the fgd1.L gene encoding FYVE, RhoGEF and PH domain-containing protein 1 isoform X2, producing the protein MYMDKGNLRGPQHRPQPLVKSLSLEPAHVCAHPEKPQRQRSDPATSSDYNGVLPDPSTPKPLAPRRPLTPKPEVPPKPAHLQSIRRPRPPGHIPPPPSRPLPADPRLARISLSRPDNKDGTPSAVTSLIEKFEREPIILPVERTTVGHDTDINTGMDGSPSPSLEHSGYSMGELGHKLLDLLEPEVSQGSLERRRRLVVEGEDAIEMGEQDPGGKLANRDSGIDSISSPSTSEEMCFLGEVDEGGREESEPHHIAAQHDSEGDSDMEDGSGDEGELPPERLDPCEFTARQKVYKIANELLQTEKAYVSRLHLLDQVFCARLMDEARTKASFPMEVVMGIFSNICSIYCFHQQFLLPELEKRMQEWDSNPRIGDILQKLAPFLKMYGEYVKNFDRAMELLNVWTERSSQFKSVIQEVQREEACGNLTLQHHMLEPVQRIPRYELLLKDYLLKLPEDSKDRCDAEKSLELIATAAEHSNAAIRKMERMHKLLKVYELLGGEEDIVSPTNELIKEGHILKLSAKNGTTQDRYLILFNDRLLYCVPKLRLIGQKYSVRARIDVEGMELKHSSSPNLTRTFRVSGKQRSLELQARTEEEKKDWIQAIEVTINRHEQAMESCKLLCTSIREDDETPPNSPNTDLGKRAPTPIREKEVTMCMKCQEPFNSITKRRHHCKACGHVVCGKCSEFRARLVYDNNRTNRVCVDCYGALRGSLASPVFNVHTPQRRKSILEKQASVVAEHSVMCSYMHYMEKGAKSWHKAWFVIPQNEPLVLYIYGAPQDVKAQRSIPLIGFEVSPTEPGDRSDRRHVFKITQSQLSFYFSPETEELQSRWMSALSRAGRGEDCHPKTLLLETEEESEVFESPLGNT; encoded by the exons GTCCCCAGCACAGGCCTCAGCCGCTTGTTAAAAGCCTCTCCTTGGAGCCAGCTCATGTCTGTGCTCACCCTGAAAAGCCCCAGCGGCAGCGTTCTGATCCTGCAACCTCTTCTGACTACAACGGGGTGCTCCCAGACCCCTCCACTCCTAAACCACTGGCTCCTAGGCGCCCACTGACTCCTAAACCTGAAG TACCCCCGAAGCCGGCACATTTACAGAGCATAAGACGGCCACGACCTCCTGGGCATATCCCACCTCCTCCCTCCCGGCCATTGCCAGCAGACCCCCGACTTGCAAGGATATCGTTGTCACGCCCTGACAATAAAGATGGAACCCCTTCCGCAGTCACATCTCTGATTGAAAAATTTGAGAG GGAGCCCATCATCCTCCCCGTAGAAAGAACAACTGTGGGTCATGACACCGACATAAACACTGGGATGGACGGTTCTCCTTCTCCCTCTCTCGAGCATTCAGGTTACAGCATGGGGGAACTGGGGCACAAGCTTCTTGACTTGCTGGAACCTGAGGTATCCCAAGGCAGCCTGGAAAGGAGACGACGGCTCGTTGTGGAGGGAGAAGACGCTATTGAAATGGGAGAACAGGACCCTGGGGGGAAACTGGCGAACAGAGACAGTGGCATTGACAGCATTAGTTCCCCCTCCACCAGCGAGGAGATGTGCTTCCTCGGGGAAGTGGATGAGGGTGGCCGTGAGGAGAGTGAGCCCCATCATATTGCAGCCCAGCATGACTCAGAAGGCGACAGCGACATGGAGGATGGAAGTGGTGACGAGGGTGAATTGCCACCTGAAAGACTGGACCCATGTGAG TTCACAGCTCGGCAGAAGGTGTACAAGATCGCTAATGAGCTGCTGCAGACAGAGAAAGCCTATGTGTCACGCTTACATCTGCTGGACCAG GTGTTCTGTGCTCGGCTAATGGATGAAGCACGCACAAAGGCTTCATTCCCCATGGAGGTGGTTATGGGAATCTTTTCCAACATATGCTCCATCTACTGTTTCCACCAGCAATTTTTGCTGCCCGAGCTTGAGAAACGCATGCAAGAGTG GGACAGCAACCCCCGAATCGGTGACATCCTGCAGAAATTAGCACCGTTTCTTAAAATGTATGGAGAATATGTCAAAAACTTTGACCGGGCTATGGAATTGCTAAATGTCTGGACTGAGAGATCATCCCAATTCAAAAGTGTAATCCAGGAGGTTCAG AGGGAAGAGGCCTGCGGGAACCTGACGTTACAGCACCACATGTTAGAGCCTGTACAAAGGATCCCACGGTACGAGCTACTGCTTAAAGACTATCTCCTAAAATTGCCAGAAGATTCCAAAGACCGATGCGATGCAGAGA AGTCCTTGGAATTAATAGCCACAGCAGCTGAGCATTCCAATGCAGCCATCAGGAAAATG GAGCGGATGCACAAACTCCTCAAAGTGTATGAACTTCTGGGTGGAGAAGAAGACATTGTCAGTCCTACTAATGAGCTCATCAAAGAAGGGCATATATTAAAGCTTTCAGCCAAAAATGGCACCACCCAAGACAGATACCTCATATTG TTTAATGACCGGCTACTGTACTGCGTTCCCAAACTGCGTCTTATTGGCCAGAAATACAGCGTGCGGGCTAGAATAGATGTGGAAGGAATGGAG CTGAAACACAGCAGCAGCCCTAACCTGACACGGACATTCCGGGTGTCTGGGAAACAAAGATCTCTGGAGCTACAAGCCAG AACCGAGGAAGAGAAGAAAGACTGGATCCAG GCTATTGAGGTCACAATCAACCGCCATGAACAGGCAATGGAGTCGTGCAAACTGCTCTGTACCTCCATTCGAGAGGATGACGAGACTCCACCAAACTCTCCG AACACAGATCTTGGCAAACGAGCGCCGACCCCCATCCGAGAAAAGGAAGTGACCATGTGCATGAAATGCCAGGAACCGTTTAACTCCATAACCAAAAGGAGACACCACTGCAAGGCTTGCGGCCAC GTGGTATGTGGAAAGTGCTCTGAGTTTCGTGCCAGGCTTGTTTACGACAATAACCGCACCAACCGAGTATGTGTGGACTGTTACGGTGCTCTACGTGGGTCTTTGGCCAGCCCAGTATTCAATGTTCACACGCCACAGCGCAGGAAATCTATACTAGAG AAACAGGCCTCAGTGGTGGCAGAGCACAGTGTTATGTGCAGTTACATGCATTATATGGAGAAAGGAGCCAAGAGCTGGCACAAAGCTTGGTTTGTCATCCCTCAGAATGAGCCCTTGGTGCTATATATCTATGGCGCTCCCCAG GATGTGAAAGCTCAGCGCAGTATACCTCTCATTGGCTTTGAGGTGAGTCCAACAGAACCAGGCGACCGTTCTGACCGCAGACACGTCTTCAAGATCACCCAGAGTCAGCTAAGTTTCTACTTCAGCCCtgagactgaagaactgcaaagCCGTTGGATGAGCGCTTTGTCGCGGGCAGGACGGGGGGAAGACTGCCACcccaaaacacttttattggagACTGAGGAGGAGTCGGAAGTATTTGAAAGCCCTTTAGGAAACACTTGA